The Fodinibius saliphilus genomic interval CGGAAACGACCACTCTTCCCTTTCAGCATATCACTGAGAGATTTCAGAGGTCGATTGTTGTTACGTACCGCGTTAGATTTTCTCGAATTGTCGTAAAGTGAATCAACTGCTTCTTGCAACATGCGCTTCTCGTTGCGGAGAATAACGTCTGGTGCTTTAATATCAATCAAACGCTTCAGACGATTATTACGAATAATCACCCGACGGTAAAGATCGTTAAGATCAGAGGTAGCAAATCGGCCGCCTTCAAGAGGTACCAATGGCCGCAGTTCCGGTGGAATTACCGGAATAACACTCTGGACCATCCATTCAGGACGGTTTTCAGTGTGTTGGTTTGCAGCTCGGAAAGATTCAATAACTTGCAGGCGCTTCAGCTTCTTTTTCTTACGCATCTGCGAAGTTTCGTTCCGTGCCTCATAACGAAGACGATAGGCAAGCTCATCAAGATCTTGCGTAGAGAGCAGCTCTTGAATAGCCTCAGCACCTTCTTTAGCGCGGAATTTCTCTTTATTATCGTCATCCATCTCCCATTGATCTTCAGGGAGTTGTTCCTGGATGTCATAATATTCTTCCTCTGAGATCAGATCGCCTTTCTTGTAACCAAGATCACGAGCAACACCGGGATTCATCACGACGTATGTTTCGTAATAGACAATCTTCTCCAGATTCTTTGAAGAATATCCGAGTAAGTATGCTAATTTATTTGGTAGTGATTTGAAGTACCAGATATGAACTACAGGTACGGTAAGCGAAATATGTCCCATTCGCTCACGGCGTACTGCCTTTCTAGTTACTTCAACGCCGCAACGGTCACAAATAATCCCTTTATAACGGATTCGTTTGTATTTACCGCAGTGGCATTCATAATCTTTAACCGGACCAAAGATCTTTTCACAGAAAAGACCGTCCATTTCCGGTTTAAAGGTACGATAGTTAATTGTTTCGGGAGTTAAGACTTCGCCATGCGACCGAGACAAAATAGTCTCTGGTGACGCAAGGGATATACCAATTTTATCGAAGTCTTTCGAAACTGTTAATGTATTAGTAGTCGGCAAGGATGTACCTCCGGATTGACTTTATTTAACAGTGTAAATTCTGTTGTTATAATTAGTCGATGTGAACTTCAAGGCCAAGACCCATCATTTCGCGTAGCAGTACCTTAAAGGATTCTGGAACGTCACCTTCGGGCAAGTTTTCACCTTTTACAATAGCTTCATAAACTCGCGATCGACCTTTCACATCGTCACTTTTAACAGTAAGCATCTCTTTGAGTATACTGGAAGCACCATAAGCATATAGTGCCCAAACCTCCATTTCACCGAGACGCTGTCCACCAAACTGAGCTTTACCGCCCAACGGCTGCTGAGTAATAAGCGAATACGGTCCAATTGAACGAGCATGCATCTTATCTTCAATCAAGTGATTGAGTTTAAGCATGTAGATATAACCTACAGTAGATTTCTGATCCATTGGCTCACCAGAACGGCCGTCGTATAATGTTACACGTCCGTCGCGGGGCAGCCCGGCTTCTTCCATCATGTCTTTAACTTGTTCTTCACTGGCACCGTCAAAAATGGGTGATGCAAACTTGACACCCAATCGCTTAGCAGCCCATCCCAGAATGGTCTCATAAATTTGACCAAGATTCATTCGGGAAGGTACACCAAGTGGGTTCAAACAAATATCAACGGGGGTACCATCTTCCATGTAAGGCATATCCTCTTGTGGGACTACCTTGGCGATTACACCCTTGTTACCGTGTCGTCCTGAAAGCTTATCACCAACCTGAAGCTTACGCTTCTTGGCAACATAAACTTTTGCTTTCTGGATAATTCCAGGGGGTAGATCATCGCCTACCTGAATCTGATATTTGCGTCGTTTGGCTTCTGTATCAATTTCTCTTCGCAGTTCCCTATAATTTTTAAAGAGTAATCGCACATGTTCAACCAATTCATCATCAGTTGCCCAAGCGATGTTCTCATTAATATTTACGGGATCAAGTTCTTCAAAGTCTGATTTACGATATTTCTGTCCTTTTTCAATAAGTTCTACGCCACTAAAGTCGTAAACACCCGGTGAGGTTTTATCACGAAGCAACGTATATAGCTTATCAACCATTTGGCTATTAAGTTCGTCAACCTTCTTCTGGTGACGCTCATTTTCAAGCTCAACCTGCTTCTTCTCCTCTTTACGGGAAATCTGTTCATCACGCTTACGGCTAAAGAGTTTGGTATCAATAACAGTACCAGAAACTCCTGGTGGAACTTTCAACGACGCATCTTTCACATCGCCGGCCTTATCACCGAAAATTGCTCGAAGCAATTTTTCTTCGGGAGTAGGATCAGTTTCACCTTTGGGCGTAATCTTACCGACCAGTATATCACCGGGATTAATCTTAGCACCGGTTCTAATAATTCCCTGCTCATCAAGATCCTTAGTAGAATCTTCACTCACGTTAGGAATTTCACGTGTCAGTTCTTCTTCACCACGTTTAGTATCACGAACTTCTTGTTCAAACTCTTCAATATGGATGGATGTGTAGATATCATCCTGCACTACACGTTCACTTACTACAATGGCATCCTCAAAGTTATATCCTCTCCATGGGACAAATCCTACTAATAGGTTACGCCCAAGTGCAAGTTCACCTTGGTCAGTAGCACAACCATCAGCCAGAGTCTGTCCTTTCTTAACTTTATCACCAACTTCTACAATAGGAGTTTGGTTGATTGTTGTGTCCTGATTAGTGCGTTCAAACTTGGTAAGATTATACTTCTTAATACCTTCGTCGAAATAGCATTGCTGCTCCATATCCGTACGATCGTACTTCACATGGATCTCTTTGGCAGATACGTATACGACTTCACCATCTTCTTCTGCAGCAATAATTGCACGAGAATCTTTCGCAGCTCTGTGCTCAAGACCTGTACCGACAACCGGTGCTTCCGGGCGAAGCAATGGTACTGCCTGTCGCTGCATGTTTGCACCCATAAGGGCACGGTTCGCATCATTGTGCTCCATAAATGGAATAAGTGCTGCAGCAACCGAAGTAATCTGGTTGGTAGAAACATCCATATAGTGGATCTCTTCCGGCTCTGCCAATCCAACCTCACCATCACGGAAACGAGAGAAGATATTATCATTTTTGAACACCCCGTTTTTCTCGAGAGGGGCATTGGCCTGAGCAATAACGGTTTCATCTTCCTGCTCAGCAGATAGATATTCTATCTCTTCTGTAACCTTTCCATCTTCAAGCTTACGATACGGAGTTTCAATAAATCCGAAGTCGTTAACTTTGGCATGCACACAGAGCGAAGAAATCAAGCCAATATTGGGGCCCTCTGGTGTTTCAATAGGACATAAACGACCATAGTGCGTATAGTGGACGTCACGAACCTCAAAGCCAGCGCGTTCACGAGTTAGACCTCCTGGCCCTAATGCCGACATACGACGCTTATGCGTCAATGTAGCGATGGGGTTGGTTTGATCCATAAACTGCGACAGCTGGTTGGTACCAAAGAATGTATTGATAACAGAAGAAATGGTACGAGCATTAACTAAATCTTGTGGGGTTAACTGCTCGGCATCGCGTGAATTCATTCGTTCTTTTATAGTACGCGACATTCGAGCCAACCCAATAGAGAACTGCTGCCCCAGCTGCTCACCAATAGTACGAACACGTCGGTTACTCAGATGATCAATATCATCCACCTGAGCTTTCATATTTTTAAGTCGGATAACCTCTTTGATAATAGCTACGATATCTTCCTTCACCAAGTAGCGGATATCCATATCCACATCCACTTTCAATCGTTTATTCAAACGATATCGTCCTACTTCTCCAAGGTCATATTTTTTATCACTAAAGAATAAACGTTCAAGCACTTGTCGTGCTGTTTCTGGATCCGGCATCTCACCAGTTCGAATCTGCTTATAAATTTCTCCAAGAGCAGACTCTTCATCGTGTGTCGGATCTTTACGAAGCGTATTCATAAATACATCGCGTTCAGAATCCTCAGGCTCCATTGTTTGAACCCGAACTTTTTCAACATCAGCTTCTTGAAGCAAACCGTAATCATCTTCAGTGAGCTCATGGTCAATTTCCAGAAGCGTGTTACGAGTCATCGCCTCAGTAACTTCTCCAGTCTCATCGTCTACAACTTCTTC includes:
- the rpoB gene encoding DNA-directed RNA polymerase subunit beta, giving the protein MEKIPFTDRLSFASTEHVLDYPDFLDIQLESFEQFTQLDVAPEDRKNQGLQKIFNENFPIQDSRETHILEFMHYSVDTPKYSMKECQERGLSYAVPLKAKIRLSAVDDDDETTETIEQEVFLGDLPWMTEKGSFIINGSERVIVSQLHRSPGAFFGQNVHPNGTQLYNARVIPFKGSWIEFSTDIRDVLWAYIDRKKKVPFTTLLRALGYSTDEELYNLFGNSEVIELEDKKQYNDELVGKRLAVDIVEEKVEEVVDDETGEVTEAMTRNTLLEIDHELTEDDYGLLQEADVEKVRVQTMEPEDSERDVFMNTLRKDPTHDEESALGEIYKQIRTGEMPDPETARQVLERLFFSDKKYDLGEVGRYRLNKRLKVDVDMDIRYLVKEDIVAIIKEVIRLKNMKAQVDDIDHLSNRRVRTIGEQLGQQFSIGLARMSRTIKERMNSRDAEQLTPQDLVNARTISSVINTFFGTNQLSQFMDQTNPIATLTHKRRMSALGPGGLTRERAGFEVRDVHYTHYGRLCPIETPEGPNIGLISSLCVHAKVNDFGFIETPYRKLEDGKVTEEIEYLSAEQEDETVIAQANAPLEKNGVFKNDNIFSRFRDGEVGLAEPEEIHYMDVSTNQITSVAAALIPFMEHNDANRALMGANMQRQAVPLLRPEAPVVGTGLEHRAAKDSRAIIAAEEDGEVVYVSAKEIHVKYDRTDMEQQCYFDEGIKKYNLTKFERTNQDTTINQTPIVEVGDKVKKGQTLADGCATDQGELALGRNLLVGFVPWRGYNFEDAIVVSERVVQDDIYTSIHIEEFEQEVRDTKRGEEELTREIPNVSEDSTKDLDEQGIIRTGAKINPGDILVGKITPKGETDPTPEEKLLRAIFGDKAGDVKDASLKVPPGVSGTVIDTKLFSRKRDEQISRKEEKKQVELENERHQKKVDELNSQMVDKLYTLLRDKTSPGVYDFSGVELIEKGQKYRKSDFEELDPVNINENIAWATDDELVEHVRLLFKNYRELRREIDTEAKRRKYQIQVGDDLPPGIIQKAKVYVAKKRKLQVGDKLSGRHGNKGVIAKVVPQEDMPYMEDGTPVDICLNPLGVPSRMNLGQIYETILGWAAKRLGVKFASPIFDGASEEQVKDMMEEAGLPRDGRVTLYDGRSGEPMDQKSTVGYIYMLKLNHLIEDKMHARSIGPYSLITQQPLGGKAQFGGQRLGEMEVWALYAYGASSILKEMLTVKSDDVKGRSRVYEAIVKGENLPEGDVPESFKVLLREMMGLGLEVHID